The Macaca nemestrina isolate mMacNem1 chromosome 1, mMacNem.hap1, whole genome shotgun sequence genome contains the following window.
AAGGTAAGGTAGAGTCACCTGGGGACCTCAGTTatggagctgggcctggagcctGCACTTTCTGTCCTCACACTGGCCTATCCTGTCACTCACTGCTGGGCTGGGCCCGGCGGATGACCTGGCCTGGCCAGTTCCGCTAAGCGTCCCTTCAAGACCCTCCTGCAAGGCAAGTCTCTGAGCAGGCCCAGCAGGCTCCGCTCCACACCCCGCGCCCACCAGGCGCCCCTGGAAGTCCATGCTGGGGTCTCTGCCTTAGCCAACCTCAGGGAGGTGAAAGGAGCCTGTCTGGAGTAGAAAGGTGAAGCTACACGTTGGCAGCGCCTACTCTGGGGAGCAACATTAGGGGCTCAGCCAATCCCAATCCTCCACAGAGGCTGCTTCTAGTTTTCAGACAAAAAGTTGAGAGTGTGATTTGCtttatcttttgagacagggtctcactgtcgcccagacgagtgcagtggtgtgatctcggctcactgcaacctctgcctcccgggctcaagcaattctcctgcctcagcctcctgagtagctgggattacaggcacccgccaccacgccaggctaatttttgtagttttagtagagacggggtttcaccatgttggccaggctggtctcgaactcctgacctcaggtgatccgcccgcctcggcctcccaaagtgctgggattacaggcgtgagccaccgcgcccgccttgagtcttatttatttattttttttaaccccaGGAATGAGGAGCAGGCTCAGCGCTTGCTCCGGGTCCTTCGTCTCTAGCCAAAACAGGAGAAATAACTCCAGACACTTCCGCCTTCAGATAACTTCACTTCCGCCGCCGGATACGTCACTTCCGTGGCCTTGAGCCCGCACTTCCGTCGGCCCGTTGGGAATCCGGCCCCCGGGTGGTCCGGAAACGATTCTGGACCCGCCGCCATGTCCAGGGCCCGGAACCCCCTGGGATtgtgggaaatgtagttttttgCCTCCGTAAGGGACCAGGCGGAGCTGAGGAACCGCGCGAGGACTGGGACCGTGACTCCTCTAACCGGAAACCGTCGCCTTTCGGGCCCGGCGGGGCCTGAGTCAATGCAGAACCGGGGGCCGCGAGGACGCCAGGGGGCGCTGCGCGTAGGAACCGCCGAGTGGCCGCTGCCGATCGGCGCCGACTCGGGGACGGACCGGAAGTGCCTGAGGGCGGCCGCGGAACAGTCAATTTGAGCCGCGCGGAGGTCGGGCCTGGGAAGGGTCAGCGGGAGACCTGAGGGCCCAGGACGCTGCGGCGGGCGGACCCGGGGTCCCGCCGAGAGGGTCCCGGCGCCAGGCAGCGCGATCCGCGCGGGGGTGAAGCCGGGGAGGGGGCCGGCCTCCACGTTCTGGGACTTTTCTGTGCGTCCGAGCGCGACACCGCCCGCGGCGGGGGCTTGGGAGCCTCGGGGCGCGAGCTGTGTTGGAAGCAAAGTCCTCCTTGTGGGTTGGAGTTGCGGAGGGAGAAGGGAGGCGGGGGTCGCGGCGGGACCCGACGCCCCAGTCCCGGCCCGCCCGTGGCTGCTGAAGGCGCTGCCGCCTGACCTGAACGGGCACCTGTGTTCCAGCTCCCCTGGGACCTGGGCCGCCGCCCACAGACCATGCTCCTGGGGCGCCTGACCTCCCAGCTGCTGAGGGCCGTTCCCTGGGCAGGTAGGAAGCCCCGCGAGGGCGGATGGGAGGATACACGCCTGGTCAGGAATGCGGGTCCCAGCAGCTCCGCCGGGGCAGGGCCCGTGGCCACACACACTCTTTCCCCTCTAAGCTTCCGAGGCGCACAGAGGGAACTCAGGGGTTCAGGCCAGGAATGAGGTGCGGGGGATCCTCACTGGGACGAACGTGCTGCTCCCCAGCCCGACGGGCCTGCGTGGTCTCGCGAGCGGTGACTGTGGCGTCTGGTTTTCTGCAGGCGGCCGCCCGCCCTGGCCCGTCTCTGGAGTGCTGGGCAGCCGGGCCTGCGGGCCCCTTTACAGCACACGGCCGGCCGGCCCAGGTAGGGCGGCCTCCCTCCCTCGCAAGGGGGCccagctggagctggaggagaTGCTGGTCCCCAGGAAGATGTGCGTCAGCCCCCTGGAGAGCTGGCTCACGGCCCGCTGCTTCCTGCCCAGACTGGATAGCGGGACCGCAGGCCCCGTGGCTCCACCCCAGTCCCACCAGTGTCCGCCCAGCCCGATAGGGGAAGGGGCCGAGCAGGGGGATGAAGGCGTCGGGGATGCGCCTCAAATTCAGTGCAAAAACGTGCTGAAGATCCGCCGGCGGAAGATGAACCGCCACAAGTACCGGAAGCTGGTGAAGAGGACGCGGTTCCTGCGGAGGAAGATCCGGGAAGGACGCCTGAAACGCAAGCAGGTGAGCGGCCGCCTGCTTGTTCCTGGGAGGGCAAAGTACTGAGAACACGTTTATTTGCCACGAATTAATTGGCggtccctccctctgccccttgCAGATCAAGTTCGAGAAAGACCTGAGGCGCATCTGGCTGAAGGCGGGGCTGAAGGAAGCCCCCGAAGGCTGGCAGACCCCCAACATCTACCTGCGGAGCAAATGAGTCTGGCGCCGCCCTTCCCGCCCGTTGCTGCTGCGATCTCTAGTAATAAATGCTCAGAGGACTCGACCATTCCTGCTGGTCTGGAGCCCCTTTTGCCTAGTGTGAGGTCTCAGGATTGAGGCTGGTGCCAGTCCCAGGTGTTGTAGAAGCCCCGGGCGCCAGGGTGGCAGATTGGCCGTCCGTCTCTCTAGCTGGCCCTTGGCCGCCGTCCAGAGGGTGCTGGGCCTGTGGGAGCCCCAGCCTCGCTGTGAGTGAATGTATGCTGTATGCAGCCCAGGCTAGGTGCTGTGGGATCACTGTGAAGAGAGCCCACAGCCCCTCCCTGAGCGCCACATTCCCTGGGGGAGCGGACCCAGAGGGCAGAAGTACAGGGGAACAGGACTGGGGTTGAGGGAGCTCCCAGAATGCATGGGGTGACTCAGGTGTATTTCATGAGTGGAGGGTCAGGGAGGGTCTCACTGGGAAGGCAGGAAAGGTCCTGGTACCACTGGTGGTGGTGGATGGTGCCCACCAGGCTCCATGGACGTGAGCCTCCAGTGGCCCTCCGCGCCATCCAGCTACAGGGCCAGGGTGTTGGCCCTCCCAGGTGGGTCTGCCGTCTCCTGGGGCTCTGAGTGGAGGTGGGGACTCAGCAGGAAGAGTTGGCCCAGAAGGAGTTCAGGGCTGGGGGGTGGCTGAGGAAAGGCTCTCATTTACAGGGTGGAGAATCCCTGAGGCTTAGGTTGAGCCATAGGCCTCCGGTGTCTCCAGGTTCCTCTGGGTGAAGAGGAGGAACACATtactccgtgtgtgtgtgtgtgtgtgtgtgtttgagacagagtctcattccatcacccaggctggagtgcagtggcgaggtctcagctcactgtaacctctccctcccaggttcaagtgattctcctgcctcagcctcctgaatagcggggattacaggtgcccgctaccacgcctggctaatttttgtatttttattagagatggggttttaccatgttgatgaggatggtcttgatctcctgacctcaagtgatctgcctgccttggcctcccaaagtgctgggattacaggcgtgagccaccgtgcccggctggaaCACGTTATTCCTAAGAGCGGGGGCCCTCGGACTTGGGTAGCAGGGCATGCAGGTGGACACCGGGAAGGTGCTGCAGCCCAGTCTCAGCCGCGCTGCCCCCAACAGCTCAGCAACAGGAGAGGAGGCTTTGCGTCCGCCCCAGGCTTTTGAGTGGAGGCCTTGGAGCTGCAgcctctcccaccccaccccgTGTGAAGGCTGGGCTGCCTCGCCAGAGACATGGGGGCCTCTTGTTTTATGTCACAGAAATGTGTCTGAGTCTCAAGCTTGAGTCCCTTGCCCATCAGACTTTGGGGAGGGCTTGAGCGCTGTTCCCAGCAGTTTCTCTAGAACAGGACGGACTTGTGGGTCACACACTGTCCGAGGAGTCGGGCCCTGGACGTGCCAGCCAGCGAGGTTAGCAGGCCTTGGCTGTGGGTCCCGATCTGCACGAGGGGTCCGGAGGCCCTAGCGGGTGCAGGTGCGCTTCCCAAGACCACCACACGGGGGCAGCAGCCAGGCTCCTGGGTCCAGGGCTGGGGACCAGGACAGGTGGCAGGAAGCATCTTGTGGGGCCCCAGGTGGGGTCACAGACATCcttcctgtgtctgttttcttttctttttttttttttgagacggattcttgctctgtagcccgggctggagtgcagtggccggatctcagctcactgcaagctccgcctcccgggtttacgccattctcctgcctcagcctcccgagtagctgggactacaggcgcccgccacctcgcccggctagttttttgtatttttagtagagacggggtttcaccgtgttagccaggatggtctcgatctcctgacctcgtgatccgcccgtctcggcctcccaaagtgctgggattacaggcttgagccaccgcgcccggcctaccctgTGTCTGTTTTCCCAGCTGTGAGTGGAGCAGGGTTCCCAGGGCCGAAACTCCTCCACCTGAAGCGGAACCCGCTCAGTGCCAAgcctggccctgccccagcctcccggtGCCCTTGCCTGCCACTGGCACCCTCTGCGGAGCCGCTGCCCCTGCGTTTCCTTCCATCCCGGCCTTAGGAGCTGCCCCGGGCtcacctccctcctctctgtgTGAGGGAGGAGACGTGGGAAGCTGAGTGGACCTGTCCGGAGTCCTAGCCTGCAGAGGCCAGCTGGGCAGCCAGTGGTGGGGAGCAGCCCTACCCAGCTCAGGTCAGCCCTGAGACCCGCCTCGGGCCTGGCCTCCTCCACCCCTGCACGGGGGCCGGCTTGGGGTGCTCCTGGGAGGCAGGTCAGCCATGGCTTTGAGCCGCGTCTGGAGACGTGTGGTTGTCAGTGGGAAGTGCTGCTGGCATGGGCGGGTGCAGGCTAGGAATGCTGCCACGCAGCCTGCACCATGAGGATGTCCCCACCACGAACCCATCAGCCCACATGTCAGCGGCGGTGGGCACCCCTGCTCCAGACGTCACCATCCCGGTGAGGTGGTGCCTCAGCGGTCCACCCCAGCTCCCGCATCCCAGGCGCCTCCTACAGGTCTGCACcctgcccagcctgcagtgcTCACCCTGCCTTGGCTTGGAAGCCTTTGTTGCCCAACCACAACCTTGGGAAGCaattttggggttttatttttatctctgtggCTGCTCCCAGGCCACAAGAGGCTGTCCCTCCCCTCTCCGCGGGCCTCCACCCTGCCCCGCCTGTGAGACGTGCACCCCTTCTCCCTGTCGCCTCCCTTGTTCTGGCCCTGGGCATCACCTGGGCGAGGGGGatagaggtggggtggggtggtctGGGGGCCTGTGGAGCTGCCAGCGACCTGCTCCTCCCTGTAGCATGTCCTGGTGGTGCCCAGAGCTTGGGTTCCAGCCAGGACTTGGCTCTGCTGGGGATGGTCTTGGGCAGTGGGGATGGTGCCCCAGCCTCAAGCCCAGGGGTGGGATTCAGCAGTGGCCTCGAGAATGGGGCATGTTGGTGAACTCAGCCCCATGCCTCTTCCCCTGGCTGCTGCGTCCCTGGCAGGCCGGTGTCTTCTGTGCCTTCCACTGGGGCTgagcctggggcctggggcctgaCCAGCTGCAGAGCTATGGCTTCAGAGCTTTCATGGACCATGGGGAAGGCCCTCAACTCCCACCCCCGGTGCCCACCCAGGGACCGGCCTGCTTCAGacgtgtgtgtgttggggggcagGGGAGCAGCACACGTGTGTGCCACACAAGGCCCAGAACCTCCAGGGAGCCGAGCTGAGTCTCACTGTCCACGCCTTGTCTGAGGAGCATGCGGGCTGGTGggggcaacagagagaccctcGTGTACAGCGGAGTCTGGGAGGAACCTGGCTTCCCTGGGCTGGGCCAGGACCCCCGAACCTCCCGGGAAGGGCACTGGGAGGGGGGAAAGAACATTCCTGTCTCTCAGGCTGGGGGACTCTGGGTCCTGTTTCTGAATGCCAtggttttctcattctttttttttttttttttttttttttttttgagacggagtctcgctctgtagcccaggctggagtgcagtggccggatctcagctcactgcaagctccgcctcccgggtttacgccattctcctgcctcagcctcccgagtagctgggactacaggcgcccgccacctcgcccggctagttttttgtatttcttagtagggacggggtttcaccgtgttatccaggatggtctcgatctcctgacctcgtgatccacccgtctcggcctcccaaagtgctgggattacaggcttgagccaccgcgcccggccggttttctCATTCTTagtttactacttttttttttttttttgatgtggaatctcgctctgtcaccaggctgaagtgtagtggtgcaatcttggctcactgccacctccgcctcccaggctccagagattctcctgcctcaacctcctgagcagcttggactacagttgtgtgccactgtgcctggctgatttttgtatttttagtagagatgaggtttcaccatgttggttaggctggtctcgaactcctgaccttgtgatctgcccacctcggcctcccacagtgctgggatgacaggctgaGCCCCGCGCCCGGAACGGTTATTTCACTGACCACTGATTAGAATTAGCCATTTCATCGGCACGGACCCAAAGTACAGAGTTTAACTTGCCAGGAAGCCATGAGCCAGCCCTGAGTCTGTGTGATTCCTCAGcttaattgtaaaaataaattatttttataaaagttaagCTCgtgggccaagcacggtggctctcgcctgtaatcccagcactttgggaggccaaggcgggcggatcacaaggtcaggaaatcgagacatcctggctaacactgtgaaaccccgtctctactaaaaatacaaaaattacccaggcatggtgatgggtgcctgtagtcccagctactcgggaggctgaggcaggagaatgaaggAAAACAGTGTGTCTTCCCCCATCCCCACACCACCGTTCCCAGAGGcaattttagccttttttttttttttttttttttttgagacggagtctcgctctgtggcccaggctggagtgagtggcgcgatctcggctcactgcaagctctgcctcctgggttcccgccattctcctgcctcaggctcccatgtagctgggactacaggcacccgccactgcgcctggctaatttttgtattttttcttttagtagagatggggtttcaccgcattagccaggatggtctcgatctcctgacctcgtgatccgcctgcctcagcctcccaaagtgctgggattacaggcgtgagccaccacgcccggccaaagaaaattttttttttaattagccaggtgtagttgTGCTTACTTGTGGTTCCAGATAcgcagaaggctgaggtggaaagatccgtttgagcctaggaggtcgaacctgcagtgagccaatatcacaccactgcagtccagcctgggcaacggagtgagactctgtctcaaaaataaaaatgaaaaaagccgGGTGccacggctcacgcctgtaatcccagcactttggggcgctgaggtgggcagatcacatggtcaggagatcgagaccgtccggGCTAACCCagtagaaaccccatctctactaaaaatacaaaaaattagccaagcatggtggcgggcaccagtagtccccgctacttgggaggctgaggcaggagaatggcgtgaaccccagaggtggagcttgcagtgagctgagatcataccactgtactccagtctgggcgacagagcaagactccatctcaaaaaataaatgttgctCCTGATCCTCTAAACTGAATTCACACTCACCAGTTCATATTCACCAATTCATACTTGCCAATCCACACCCATCCACACTCATTCACACCCACACTCTCACCAATTCACACCCATCCACATTCACTTGCCAATTCACACCCATCTACACTCATCTAAACTCATTCACACTGCAAACCCCAATTCAATTCACACTCACCAGTTCACACTCACCAGTTCACACTCATTCACTCTCACTCTCACCAATTCACACTCACCCACACTCATTCACACTCACTCTCACCAATTCATACCCATCCACACTCAGCCACACTACTTCACACACACCAGTTCACTAACTGACACCCGTTTACATTCATCCACATGCTCATTCACAGTACACACACCAGTTCACACTCACCAATTCACCAATTCACAATCACCAATTCACATCCAtccacacattcacactcatCCACACTACTTCACACTCACCAATTCACTAATTTCCACTCACCCATTTACATTATCCTTTCACACTAGTTCTCACACTCATTCATACTCCTTCACACAACACTCAGCCATCCACACCCATTCACATTCTCACTCAGCAACTCACACACTCATTCACCCTCGACAATACTCACTAACCAATTCACTCACACTCACCCTTTCACACCACTCTAAtccacacactcattcacactcACATTTATTCACATTCACACTCGCCAATCCATTCACCCATTCTCACCAATCTACTCATTCATACCTATTCACACATTCATATTCACCAGTTACACTCACCAACCCACATTCATTCACACTCATTCATGGACACCAATTCACATTCATTCACATTCACATTACCCACCCACACCCACTCATTAACACATTCACACTTGCCCATTCACACTCACCAGTTCACACTCATCCACACTCACTTAACACACTCACCAATTCACAGCCATCCACACTCATCCACACTACTTCACACTAATTCAGTAATCACACCCATTTACACTCATCCTTTCACACTCATTCTCACGCTCATACTCCATGCTCACCCATCCACATTCACCCATTCATATTCACACTCACCAAACCACACACTCATTTACATTTGCCAATCCACACTAGCCAATTCACTCATTCACACACTCACCCATTCACATCCATCCCCCCTGATCCATGCACTCATTCACACCCACACTcattcacactcacactcatTCACACTCACCCATTCACACACCAATCTACACTCATTCACACTTGCCCATTCACACTCATCCACATTCACACTAATTCACACCTATCCACACTCATCCACATTACTTCACACTCATGAATTCATTCACACACCCATTTACACTTATCCTTTCACACTCGTTCTTGCATTCATACTCTTTCACTCTCACCCATCCACACCCATTCACATGCACACTCATCAAtccacacattcacactcattcACACTTGCCAATCCACACTAACCAGTTCAGTCAttcacacactcattcacacccATCCACACTAAtccacacattcacactcacactcattcacactcacactcaaCATTCCACACTCATTCACACTTATTCACATTCACCCATCCACACCCATTCAGTCATTCACACCCATTCAC
Protein-coding sequences here:
- the LOC105498317 gene encoding small ribosomal subunit protein mS38 produces the protein MLLGRLTSQLLRAVPWAGGRPPWPVSGVLGSRACGPLYSTRPAGPGRAASLPRKGAQLELEEMLVPRKMCVSPLESWLTARCFLPRLDSGTAGPVAPPQSHQCPPSPIGEGAEQGDEGVGDAPQIQCKNVLKIRRRKMNRHKYRKLVKRTRFLRRKIREGRLKRKQIKFEKDLRRIWLKAGLKEAPEGWQTPNIYLRSK